In one Choloepus didactylus isolate mChoDid1 chromosome 1, mChoDid1.pri, whole genome shotgun sequence genomic region, the following are encoded:
- the SETD5 gene encoding histone-lysine N-methyltransferase SETD5 isoform X14 — protein sequence MEVLRDPIKKNSSESKPAQSGFSRGNSPLSCPESVEASPAVNEKSVYSTHNYGTTQRHGCRGLPYADHNYGAPPPPTPPASPPVQTIIPRSDLNGLPSPVEERCGDSPNSEGETIPTWCPCGLSQDGFLLNCDKCRGMSRGKVIRLHRRKQDNISGGDSSATESWDEELSPSTVLYTATQHTPTSITLTVNRVRRTKPKKRKKSPEKGRTAPKTKKIKAFREGSRKSLRMKNSPSEAQNLDENTTEGWENRIRLWTDQYEEAFTNQYSADVQNALEQHLHSSKEFVGKPGVLDTINKTELACNNTVIGSQMQLQLGRVTRVQKHRKILRAARDLALDTLIIEYRGKVMLRQQFEVNGHFFKKPYPFVLFYSKFNGVEMCVDARTFGNDARFIRRSCTPNAEVRHMIADGMIHLCIYAVSAITKDAEVTIAFDYEYTNCSNYKVDCACHKGNRNCPIQKRNPNAAEPPLPPPPSLPTIGAETRRRKARRKELEMERQNEAPEENNDQQPEEIPDKVTASSDHEEIDNPEEKPEEKEEVVDDQENSAHMRRTREDRKVEAIMHAFENLEKRKKRRDQPLEQSNSDIEITTTTSESPVVEETKTEVPESEASNLPSNVAIPSTPHSVGVNTRRSSQAGDAAAEKPVPKPPPAKPSRPRPKSRISRYRTSSAQRLKRQKQASAQQTELSQAALEEGGNNSSITPAEPGSVDSLGENRQLTGSDPAVVSVTGSHVNRAASKYPKTKKYLVTEWLNDKAEKQECPVECPLRITTDPTVLATTLNMLPGLIHSPLICTTPKHYIRFGSPFIPERRRRAFLPDGTFSSCKKRWIKQALEEGMTQTSSVPQETRTQHLYQSNENSNSSSICKDSADLLSPLKKWKSRYLMEQNVTKLLRPLSPVTPPPPNPGSKSPQLTTPGPSHPGEDECRNGYNLMFSPIPSLTTASRCNTPLQFENISSPESSPAHRPESLSPELCHRKDVDLAKVGYLDSNTNSCADKPSLLNSGHSDLTPHPSIGPTSETGFPSRSGDGHQTFVRNSDQAFRTEFNLMYAYSPLNAMPRADGLYRGSPLVGDRKPLHLDGGYCSPAEGFSSRYEHGFIKDLSRGSMSPGSERACEGIPSAPQNPPQRKKVSLLEYRKRKQEAKENSGGGADSAQSKSKSVGAGQGSSNSLSDTAAHGAQGSSARTPSSPHRKFSPTHSSMSHLEAVSPSDSRGTSSSHCRPQENISSRWMVPTSVERLREGGSIPKVLRSSVRVAQKGEPSPTWENNTTEKDSDLADGEGSETLSSALSKGVTVYSPSRYSYQLRCLYMKSLCI from the exons ATGGAAGTATTAAGAGATCCAATTAAGAAGAATAGTTCTGAGTCTAAACCAGCCCAGAGTGGCTTCTCTAGGGGAAACTCCCCGCTCAGCTG CCCTGAATCTGTGGAGGCTAGTCCAGCAGTTAATGAGAAGAGCGTGTATTCCACTCATAATTATGGGACCACTCAGAGGCATGGGTGTCGAGGACTGCCTTATGCT GATCATAATTACGGAGCCCCTCCTCCTCCGACACCTCCTGCTTCTCCCCCTGTCCAGACGATCATCCCTCGTTCTGACCTGAATGGCCTGCCGTCGCCCGTAGAGGAACGCTGTGGAGACAGTCCGAACTCTGAAGGAGAGACTATTCCTACCTGGTGTCCTTGTGGTCTTTCTCAGGATGGCTTCCTTCTCAATTGTGACAAGTGCAG gGGAATGAGCAGGGGGAAGGTTATTAGACTTCATCGGCGGAAGCAGGACAACATATCAG gtGGGGATAGCAGTGCAACGGAAAGCTGGGATGAGGAGCTTTCTCCTTCCACTGTGTTGTATACAGCAACACAGCATACACCAACAAGTATCACCTTAACTGTCAATCGGGTTAGAAGAACCAAACCCAAGAAACGGAAAAAGAGTCCAGAAAAGGGTCGTACAGCACCAAAGACGAAGAAAATCAAG GCATTTCGAGAGGGATCCCGGAAGTCCTTGCGGATGAAG AATTCTCCCTCTGAAGCACAGAATTTAGATGAGAATACAACTGAGGGCTGGGAAAATCGGATAAGATTATGGACTGATCAGTATGAAGAAGCCTTCACTAATCAATACAGTGCAGATGTACAAAACGCCCTGGAACAACATTTACATTCTAGCAAGGAATTTGTGGGCAAACCTGGTGTTTTAGACACTATTAATAAGACTGAGCTGGCCTGTAATAATACAGTTATTGGTTCCCAAATGCAG CTACAGCTGGGAAGAGTCACTCGTGTTCAAAAGCACCGGAAGATTCTGAGGGCTGCAAGAGATTTGGCTCTGGATACCCTAATAATAGAGTATCGAGGGAAAGTCATGTTACGTCAGCAATTTGAGGTCAATGGGCATTTCTTCAAAAA ACCATATCCTTTTGTGCTCTTCTACTCAAAATTCAATGGTGTAGAGATGTGTGTGGATGCCCGTACTTTCGGTAATGATGCTCGGTTCATCAGAAGATCGTGTACGCCAAATGCAGAG GTGCGACACATGATTGCAGATGGGATGATCCACCTGTGTATCTATGCTGTATCTGCTATCACCAAGGATGCTGAAGTCACCATAGCATTTGATTATGAGTACACTAACTG CAGTAATTATAAAGTGGACTGTGCATGTCACAAGGGGAACCGGAATTGCcctatacagaaaaggaatccCAATGCTGCAGAACCACCACTCCCACCTCCTCCAAGCCTACCCACCATTGGAGCAGAGACCAGGCGTAGGAAAGCACGACGGAAAGAGCTAGAGATGGAGCGACAGAATGAGGCTCCAGAGGAAAATAATGACCAGCAACCAGAAGAAATTCCAGATAAAGTAACTGCATCCAGTGATCATGAG GAAATAGacaatccagaagaaaaaccagaagagaaagaagaggttgTAGATGACCAGGAGAACTCAGCTCATATGAGGAGG ACCCGGGAAGATAGAAAGGTTGAAGCCATCATGCATGCTTTTGAAAacttagagaaaagaaagaaacggCGAGATCAGCCCTTGGAACAAAGCAACTCTGACATAGAGATTACCACCACCACCTCAGAGTCTCCTGTGGTAGAAGAGACAAAAACTGAAGTCCCTGAATCTGAAGCTAGCAACCTTCCTTCAAATGTTGCCATTCCAAGCACCCCACATAGTGTTGGTGTGAACACTCGGAGGTCTTCCCAAGCAGGG GATGCTGCTGCAGAAAAACCAGTCCCCAAACCACCTCCAGCAAAGCCTTCTAGGCCACGACCGAAGAGTCGAATTTCTCGGTACCGGACTAGTTCAGCCCAAAGATTAAAGCGACAGAAGCAGGCCAGTGCACAACAGACAGAGTTATCACAAGCTGCCCTGGAAGAGGGAGGAAATAACAGCTCGATAACTCCTGCTGAACCTGGAAGTGTAGATAGTTTAGGAGAAAACAGACAATTAACCGGGTCTGACCCAGCAGTGGTATCAGTTACTGGATCCCATGTCAACCGTGCTGCATCTAAGTATCCTAAAACCAAAAAG TATCTAGTTACAGAATGGTTGAATGACAAAGCAGAGAAGCAAGAGTGCCCTGTTGAGTGCCCTTTACGTATCACCACGGACCCAACTGTACTGGCAACAACCCTCAACATGCTACCTGGTCTTATCCATTCCCCATTAATTTGCACCACCCCCAAACACTACATTCGCTTTGGCTCACCCTTTATCCCTGAGAGGCGTCGGAGGGCCTTTCTGCCTGATGGCACATTCAGCTCCTGTAAGAAG CGCTGGATCAAGCAAGCCTTGGAAGAAGGAATGACTCAAACGTCATCTGTACCCCAAGAGACAAGAACTCAGCACCTATACCAAAGTAATGAGAATAGTAACTCTTCTAGCATCTGCAAAGACAGTGCAG ACTTGTTGAGCCCATTAAAGAAATGGAAGTCTCGCTATCTGATGGAGCAGAATGTTACCAAGTTACTGCGTCCTCTGTCTCCAGTCACACCACCCCCTCCCAATCCAGGCTCAAAGAGTCCCCAGCTGACCACACCTGGCCCATCTCACCCCGGAGAAGATGAGTGTCGGAATGGATACAACCTCATGTTCTCACCTATCCCGTCTCTTACTACTGCTAGTCGCTGCAATACTCCTCTGCAGTTTGAG AACATATCCTCCCCTGAGAGTTCCCCTGCGCATAGGCCCGAGTCCCTGTCACCCGAG CTTTGTCACCGGAAAGACGTGGATTTGGCAAAAGTAGGATACCTTGACTCCAACACTAACAGTTGTGCTGACAAACCTTCTCTGCTCAACTCAGGTCATTCTGACCTGACTCCTCATCCCTCCATTGGACCCACTTCTGAAACTGGCTTCCCAAGCAGGAGTGGAGATGGACATCAGACCTTTGTAAGAAACTCGGACCAGGCATTTCGGACAGAGTTTAACTTAATGTATGCCTACTCGCCTTTGAACGCTATGCCTCGAGCAGATGGGTTATACCGAGGATCTCCCCTGGTGGGGGATAGGAAGCCTTTACATTTGGATGGTGGATATTGTTCCCCTGCAGAAGGGTTTTCCAGCAGATATGAACATGGCTTTATAAAAGACCTCTCTCGTGGATCCATGTCACCTGGTAGTGAGAGAGCCTGTGAAGGAATCCCATCTGCCCCCCAGAACCCACCACAGAGGAAAAAG GTATCGCTGCTGGAGTACCGCAAACGTAAACAAGAAGCCAAGGAGAACTCTGGTGGGGGAGCGGACTCAGCACAGAGCAAAAGCAAATCTGTAGGAGCTGGGCAAGGCAGCAGCAACTCACTATCTGACACTGCTGCCCATGGTGCGCAGGGATCCTCAGCCCGAACCCCATCCTCCCCTCACAGAAAATTCTCCCCAACTCATTCCTCTATGTCCCATTTGGAGGCGGTAAGCCCATCAGATTCCAGAGGCACTTCTTCATCTCACTGCAGACCTCAAGAGAATATCAGCAGTAGGTG GATGGTTCCCACTTCAGTGGAACGACTCCGAGAAGGTGGGAGCATTCCCAAGGTCCTCCGAAGCAGTGTGCGAGTGGCCCAAAAAGGAGAGCCCTCTCCCACATGGGAGAATAACACCACAGAAAAAGACTCTG